The Elaeis guineensis isolate ETL-2024a chromosome 11, EG11, whole genome shotgun sequence genomic interval TCACCCTGAGGAGGCGGAGACGGAGGCGGAGGCTGAGCGGGCTATGCCCCTCTCTACACTACAACTACAACTGCACTGCAGCTATTCTGGGCTATTGCCCGGGAGGCAGAAGAGAGGATCGGGGAAACGAGAAACGCATGGACCCTCCACATACTCTCTTTCTTGctgccctctttttttttttttttttttttttttttttgaggaggtCTTTCTTGCAGTTTTCTCTGGTTCTTTCTGGCTCATTACTATACGAAAACAACGGGTGAGCGATGGAAAGCTAAGCGGCCAACGCAAACGTCCCTTTCTCGCTCCTCTCCCCCACCTCTGCCGCCCCTgccccctctctccctccctctcccattGGAAATGCCGACCACCACACACCAGTCTCAGTCTtcacctctcctctctctcttgggGACCCTTACCATGGGAGTTTGACGGAGGGACACACATAGGGGAGGGGTCATTTTCACCGTTCATTCCGGTATACCCACGACACACGGAGATCGTCACACCTCAAAGATGTGTTTGAGGAAAAAGACGTTGATCTGATGGTCCTTATCCATCAAATCCTTGGACACTCCAAACAGGATACACCACCACCCTGCTGATCATTGTCGTGCTTTGGTCTCCCGGAACCTTTAATTTTAGGCAAACCCACGTTGTCTAACATGCTAACATGTGTCGTTTCTACGTAAAGTCCGCATAGAAGGTCCCCCACATATATCTTTATTATTATCTCACCTGAGAGGCTGAGCCCCCCAGGCGTATGTTAGCTTCCTGGCTCATCATAGCTCCTGTTAATAACTTATTATGAAGCATCGTCCATGAGACGAGATATACATTACATGATTACCATACATTCGCCCATGCATCAGTGCCAACAGTAACTTCAAGCAATTCCCCTTCACTCAAGTCATTCTGATTGCTTTATTTACCTTTTATTTTTATCTCTGTAACAGCGGTTAGCTGTCCTGTGTGTTATAAAAGAGggtcatagagagagagagatagagagttgGGTTGGGGGTTGGCTTGGTctatatctctctctttctcaccctCTTGCTAAGCCATTCACCCATCCAACCAAGACTTCTTTCTTGCTCTCCCTttcctcctttcttctctttctttccacCATCTTTCCGTTcattctcttccctctctctctttctctctctttccttctccccatCCTACCTATTATCAAATCAGAACAACAGATCCGAGGTTATTGAATCAGCGGTCAATCAAAGCATCAAATCGaggcatcaaatcaaatcaaatcacatcatcACATCAAAGGGAGGAGGTGAAAAGAAAGAAATTCCATCCCGCAGAGATCTTCTTCGGTTGGTCAATCAAATCAGGAGCAGCGCAGCAGCAGAAGAGAGGAAGCAGCATGTCATCCTCCTCAGCCGCCTTTTCTCTTGACCAGCTCTCCCCACCACCCTCCGAGCAGCTCTGCTACGTCCATTGCAACTTTTGTGACACCGTCCTCGCGGTATATGCCATTATTCTCTTTCTTCCCCCCACCTCTTCTTGtctctcctcctctttctctttctctactCCCTAATGTACTCTTcatttcctcttcttcctctcttttgttTGTCTTTCGGTCATCTTTCAAGCCTGATATGACTTGCCCAATTTGGTGTTGGTTGGTTGGTTTTTCTCTTGTATTCGCTTTCTCACTCTGTGGAGTGGCAGGTGAGTGTTCCTTGCAGCAGTTTGTTCAAAACAGTGACGGTGAGGTGCGGCCACTGCACCAACCTCCTCTCCGTCAACATGCGGGGACTGCTCCTCCCCGCCGCCAACCAGCTCGGCCTCGGACACCCCTTCCTGGCTCCCTCACCCCACAATCTCTTGGTACCCACTTCGAGCTCCTGGACCTCTTCTTCTTTACTTAAATTTCACTAGCTTCTTCTTTTGAAGTTTCTTCAAGCTTGGTGCATGTTATcgcttcttcttctacttcttcttgatcttcttttatttgtTGGTTATTTCCGGTGCTTCTTGTTCTTTTATCTACGGTCTAATTGTTAGGATGAGATACCGTGCCCCCCGCCGAGCTTGCTGATGGATCAGCCCAGCCTCAACAACAATAACAGCAACGGCAACCACAACCACAATCACAACACGATGGCGCCTGCCCGGGGGACCGAAGAAGAGCTCCCCCAGAACCAAGTTGTCAACAGACGTGAGTAGAttcttcttgccttcttctttcctttttccctCTTCTCCCGCTCTGATTCCTTAATGGTCGTTTCTTTCTGTAGTTTTATGCTGTTGTTATCAAAAACCCCTCTTTTCCTTGAAATATAAAACTGATGGAAGtgaagataaaataatataaacagTTGCACCAAATGTCTTTTCGGTGAAATTCTTCCTACTTCATTCTCAAGATCTATACCATCCTATCAAGAAAATGTGGAATATCATGCCCAAAAACAGTTCCATGTAAACATTGGTTGCTGTCTTCTGGTCTGCTCTACAGGAGCAATGCCATTCGATGCATTAAACTCCAAGCTCCCACCTTCTTTCTCCTGACATCCTGTGGCTATAGTAGGCCTTTCCTCATCTCTCCTCCTTTTCCTGTCCGGAAATCAAACCCCAtgttatcatgtccaaaatactaTATGCAATTGCTTAATTTAACAAAGAACTCAAAGATTAGTTCAGGATCTACTGATTAATAACAAGCTTTCTTCTATTAGTCTTCTAGCTGGTCTTCTATTTCTTTGTAAAAGGCTAAACACAAGATTAACTACTGTTTTTGGTTGCTTTTGTTTTGTGGGTGCAGCTCCAGAGAAGAGGCAGAGAGTTCCATCGGCATACAACAGATTTATCAAGTAAGTAGAAGTCCAAACTTCGATTTCCTAACAccaaggagaggaagaaagaagaagaaaaagagctcttctttattttttctatgTCTCTCTTAGTTATTGATGCTGAGAAGCTTTGTTTTTTTGTAATCTTAGGGACGAAATCCAACGCATCAAGGCTGGGAATCCGGACATCACCCACAGAGAGGCATTCAGCGCCGCTGCTAAGAACGTAAGAGTTTAAGACTGCTTTCCCTCTCTTTACTGCCCTACTTCGGGGCCCCTAACTGGGCCACCTCTCTCATTCTTTTTTAGGGTTTCCATTTATTAACATACTAACGTTCTTCTCCCTCATTCTTAGTGGGCCCACTTCCCCCACATCCATTTTGGCCTGATGCCCGATCAGGGTCTGAGGAAGAACAGCGTCCGCCAGCAGGTAAAGGAAATTAAGAAGAAACCCACTTCCTTATATACACAAAAACTAAAGTAGTTTTCTAAGCTTAGCCTCTGATGGCCTCCTCTGGGGCCTGTTTTCCTTCTTCACGGACTTCCCTTTTAGGGTTTTGATTGGTTAACTTTCTtctttttatatgcatatatatatataatatgtaggAGGGAGAGGACGTTCTTCTCAAGGACGGGTTCTACGCAGCCGCGGCAGCCAACATGGGGATCACTCCGTTCTAGGCGGCAAGGACGCTGGCTGGCTGGTTCTAGGGTTTTCGTTGGCTTGTGCTGCTACTACTGTTAGGGGTTCCTCTTTCTTTCCCAGCTTTATTATGCTGAGAGGAAGTGTCAACAGCCTTTATTTCTAgggtttctctttcttcctttctttttctctccttggTTTCAATGTCGAGTAAAGAGAGGCGGTATTCTGTCGAGAACGCCTGTGGAAAAGGTCGGTATGCTGCCTTTTATTCCAGACGTGTTGTTATGGACAAATATATCTTTGAAACTACTTATGACTCTACCGTTCCCGTTTGCTTTCTCTTTTATCtctgctcttcttcttccttctctctttgcTCAGAGACCCTTTTGTGAGATTTTTAAGCCTTTATTTGGTATCCAATTCGCTTTTATCGTATACATGACAAGGTTCCTTCTAAGGGCACTGCTATTAGTGGTAAGATTAGGTTTCTTTCCAGAACATTTTTAGAACTATTCTGGAGAACTGATATAGGTAATAGACATTGGAACTCTCACCTGCTAATTAGTCCAGTCGTCTCTCGATTGCACCTTCTATTTTCTCTGAATGTCAACAATGTTGATATGTGCACGGGGAAAGGAACTAAATGGAGAGAATGAGAAACACACTAGAAACGACGATGAAAGAAGAGAGCAAGTGTCAATATATGTAGATCGCGAGAGCAATTTGATGCCAAATTAATTCTGGAGCAAGTTTTCGCTGTCACAACTAGCAACAGTTTTTGGCTGTCTAAATGGTTTTGTGCGGTTCCTAACCTCCCTTTTGTTCAAAAAATGGGGAAAAAAAACTCTAGGGGAAAAATGATGAACTggggaaaaaatatttccacctcCTTGCTGATCATGTCATTTCAGCACAAATTTCTGGGCATTGGCAACCCTGCTTCCAGGTCGGTTAGGGTTCAATTGCTATGGATGTGTCGAGAATTCTTATTGATTGAGTCCAGTGGTCCATAGTCCTTCTCCCTAGCTCATATATCGGTGTCGGGGCTTCAACAAGCACAAAGGAGGCTCCGCGTTGTATTCTTGTCTAGgataataattaaatctaataagaATTCCTACCTTCTTTGTCTAAAATACGCTTGTTTTGTGCACAAGCTTAGGACAGAGAGTGCAATAGTCTCAACTTTTATTTTCAAGAGATACTGTTGCTGCACCATATTTGCTTAAAGGAGTGATACACTGGCACTACCAGACAGACTTCGCCCAATAGGTTCAATTCTTGATATTTAAACTGAATTCCCGTGTGCATATACATGCCCATTCTGACACGAATTCAAAATTTTCACAGGCACACTCCCTGTCACCAAAATGATCCTATGATATTTATGAACTATTTTTACTGTGGCAGATACTCCGGTATGCCAATGTGACAATATTACAGTCCATGGATCTGCATTAGGCGCAATTCTCTCGGTTATTAAACTTATCATTTGAGGTTCTCAGTTATGATTATGTCCACTGCACTGGCATTTGTCTCGCAAATGGAACATTGGTGGTTGGTTGGCACTTTTCACGGCTCTTGCACTGTTGAGAGGTTACTGAATTCAAACTACGAAGGCTGCACTCTGCTGTTATTctcaaaaataaagataaaatgaAATGAACTAAGGTCCTTGTCCTTAAGTGGTTGCAGAAACTCGGACCTCATTTTGGTTGCACTTGTTAAGCTTGGTGCATGAGGATATAATCGTCACTCAAACGAAAGAAAGCGGGGCAGCCTTGAACTGGGAATAAACATCCGCTTCAGGTTAATTGTTTCTGAGAGAGGACGAGTGTTAAGATTTGATTCtttgagattcgatccacactGAGCCCACAATGAGGTCCGCGATGAAGAACGGAGTCTAATGAGCCCAAGATCAGCCCAAACGGAGACGGATGAAGGAGATATACTCGATAGAAGATGCAATGAAAATCAAAGCGGCGGAGGCCGACCACAGCGTGCGGCTCGGCCGCGAGCGCGTGGTCCAATGTACAGACACGCGGGCACACGCGGGCATGGCCCAGGCCCAACCGGGCGCGCGCTGCACGGCCCATGCAATACCCCTCACGCAGTCCATGCGCAGTGCGTGGATCAACAGTGCATCGGAACCTGTGTGGACAGAGCGGACGTTTCTACTtagtttctcgcggtccacagtGGACCGACGAGCATTTTCCTATGATTTCTCATGGTCTACGGTAGTGTTTGTGGACCTATTGCATGATCGGACAGCTTGGAGCATTGCCGGTCTTGATCTGACAGATCTGGAAGTTGTTTGGTGCTGTTAAGAAGCCTGATTCATTTTGGATTCGGGATTGAGATCGTTCATAGGCCTATAGAATCACCTATTGACAGAACAGAGGTGTATGCGGTTGGTTGTTCAATAGAGGACCCAGAGCAGTAGCAGAGGCGAAGTACCGACGGAGAGCAGGAGCAGGGTGCTTCAGGCAGATTGTCAGGCAACGGACAGCGATCGTTTCAGGAGTTCAGGGAGATCTTCttaaagagagcttttgtgagggagagcttcttgtgagggagagaataggtgtacgagggttgaggtgtgatatcctcttgtaatttttttcttttcttataatgaagcttgcatgctCTGTAGAGACGAGCTTTTTCTGACtaatctacgtatttgattatttttattttatttattctttttttctacTACGATGCATGATATCGAAAATGTCCtgtggaggtggtgtcctggtcagataTCCCcagcaaatgatatcagagcaaggtggtatcaGAACGCAGATTgcggcggtggtgagcaagattgaagatggagaagacaggatcaatcaacatggagatcaataggtttaatggaaagagcaatttctccttatcgCAGGTAAGGGtaaaggacatgctcatccagcaagggttgatcgatactctcttatgTGAGGAGAAACCGATCATCATGGAGGTGCAGAATTGGAGATAActtcagatgcagacggtgagtacgatCCGCTTGTACCTAGCGAATGAGATGGTGATTCATATGCTTGGCGAGACTTTCCCAACgatactgtggtcgaagctcgaggagttgtatatggtgaAGTTTCTCACCAATAtcttcttcttttggagatagttctaccagctgcggatgatTAAGGGATAGAGCGTGCTGAagcatctcagtcactttcagaagatcctcaccgaccttctcagtattgacgagaaagttgagaagaagatcaaagcgctggtcttgctagcatcacttctctttcatatgagtccttagtgactactcttctagtgagAAAGAGCATCATCAAGATGAACGAGGTCACTGCGGCGATTCTtcaaaatgaggttctcaggagggagaacccaacttcgagctcagatggcagctaagctttggtggtttctgaagGAGTAGGAGGCGATAGACGGAGCGATAGAAGATCACGACAAAGGCGGTCCAAGTTCAGGATAAGGGATTTGAGCAACACCAGATGTTATCAATGTGACGAGTTAgagcatctagtcagagattgctctcaacttagAGATTAAatgagggctactgcagcgacggtcagtagcgagtcagagagtgatgtcctggagatatctgatgaggtatctacttctttccagcattgaattttagattttgcatgcacctatcatgtatattgtaaagaggagcagtttgactctccgGAGAGCAGTGAGAATACTgtttatctatcggatggatcgagctgtatgatcagaggcatcgggatggtcagctggaagaCACATAATGGTGTAgtaggagattgggagaggtccaatacatatccgatttcaggtgaaatcttatctcactgagcagactggatttgagaggctacatgACGGTAGCTGGCGGaagaatcctgaaggtgttgcacggcgataggattattctgaagGGAAAGAAGAGAACAAGAGAACATTACTACctagcagggagcccagtgcgaggtggagcttcagaagtCAGGAGGAGCCcaaagtgaggtggagctccagatggaggtggatcgggcacgaaacgggagactcgggaggatgagaggcgatattGCAGGGTGAGATTCTTATTGCTGTAGGATGATACCTCAAGCagatctcagatcaggaggagcacagtatacgatggagatgggattgagcggcttggctcgactcccatgtctaTTTATCCATGATTAGCAGGCGATTGTCCTAGGACATGGGGGCgagaagatccagaagctctcagagttaggaggaagccgaatgtcgagtcgaggtggagattgttaggatttgatgtctcaaaaTTCGATCCACACTGAGTCTACAGCAAGGTCCGTGATgacgaacgaagtccaacgagctcaagatcaGCTCAAATGGAGATCGAATGAAGGAGATACACTCGATAGAAAATGATACGAAAATCAGAATGGTGGAGGCCGGCAGCAGGCTGGCAAAGGCCGTGGTGGCGCGATCGCACGTGGCAGCATGCGGACGCACGGGCATGCGTGGGCGCGGACGCACAGGCCTAGGCATGTGCACTGCGCGGCCCGTGCGATACCCCTCACACGGTCCATGCATAGTGCGTGGACCGGCGGTCCACGAGGACCCGCATGGATCGATATTTTCTCttagtttctcacggtccacgatggaccgacgAGCATTTCTTTATGGTTTCTCACAGTCTACGGTGGTTTTCGTAGACCTGTTGCACGATCGGACGGCTTGGAGTGTTGTCGGTTTTGATCTGACGGGTCTGGAAGCTGTTTGGTGCTATTAGGAAGCCTGATTCATTTTGGATTCAGGATTGAGCTCATTTAGAGGCCTATAAAATCACCTGTTGACAGAACAAAGGTGTGTGCGGTTGGTTATTCGGTAGAGGACCCAGAGCAGCAGCAGAGGTTAGATGCCGACAGAGAGTAAGAGTAGGGTGTTTCTAGCAGGCTATCAGACAGCGGACAGCGGTCACTTCAGAGGTTCAGAGAGATCTtcctaaagagagagcttttatgaaggagagcttcttgtgagagaAAGATTGAatgtacgaggattgagggtgtgatctcttcttataatttttttcttttctcatagtgaagcttgcatatcccGTGGAGTTGGATCTTTTCTAGCTGATCgatatatttgattatttttattttattttattttttttactataatatttggtatcaaaaaaattatgcgAAGATGATATTCTGATTAGACATCCTCAACAGACAAGAAGTAGTGCAAGTCCCCCACTGATCTGTCAAACCAATGGAGCTGTCGGGGGTTTGGTGTCTTCGGACTTGGATTTCAAATGTCGCATGTTGGAGAACCTCTGGATCTCATGTTTGCTTTCAGAGTCATCAAGACACCTATCACGTTCAATTTGATCTTTTTGCAGACAGATAATATCAATTTTGCCTTGGTCTTGATGAGTTTACAAACACATCTCCTCTTGTCAGGAAACTCAAGTACTCTGACATTCCAAGTGATATCACAAATACCTTGGTAAATGACTCTATATCACTGTCACCATCAAACTTTCCAAACCTCAGCTAAAAATTTTACCCTCTATTCCAAAAAATTATGTTTCTGTGTCAACATAGAATTGTTGACAGATTGACCCATTAGGGTGGATaggggttgtatctttcacgTGAAGGAAGGATTCAACTTTCGTGCGAACACACCGTTGGATCATCCAATGCACAGCTCTCACGGCAATCCAAACTCCATTATCCATCTGCTCAAATCTCAAAGTGATCAGTGAGTGATCAAACGGTGCATTTGTGTGAGGGAAGGCGAAGCCTTCTTTGGTACAAAAGATGCAACCCCATCCCCATCAGAGTAGCCGATCACCATTCCATAAGAGCAGGCATCTGCCAAGCCTCTACTCGGagaatataattagttttttttaGACCTTTAAACAATAGAATCtaaggagaaaaataaaattacatggaTCTACAATTTGTCCACTTATGGTTCCATTGGAATTTTTCCTTTCAACAATCAAAGACTAAACATGGAACTAGCAATGATGCATATGTGGAAGGACGGTACACCATGCATGGTCCTGCTGATTCATTGATGTCCACAATGTTCACATTAGGTTTTGAAGTTGCTTCGTTTGGTTTATGGCTCACTATAGCCTCTGTACCATCACAATAATGTGGAGTTGCAGTATCTCATCAACCCTCTCTCTACATCAACTATATAGCTGCGATCTAGAACCAGATTTCTATGAGGACACTCGTAGGTATGTGTTTAGTCTAACATCAATTATGTATCATAGAAATCCGAAATACAgaatcaaaaaatctaaataatatttatgacttattttttggataatattttatatccaaTAAATATTATCAGAGTGGATTCCGCTCGTGATTTATGTGGATTAAGAGATTTTGCAGCATGGACACTTTTGAGATTGACTATAGGCTAACCATCATATTTCTAATTGAATTTGTTTAAATTTAGATCCTTAACTTGGTAAGGATACTAAGACTAAAACGAAAAGAGCATGCAAGGACTCGTGCAGTTGTGTATTGAAAAAAACTTGAATATTTATAAAGGACTAAATAATCCAGATAATAGCTTCTACCtagttttttggatgagatcctaggtcataataatttcaatcacatttGGTACCACATGGATGCTAAGATCTTGTTCCATTTTAGTTCTGCATGATGAGTGCAAAGACCATGTAATGTTGAGTATCCTGAAGATGCTCTTTTTTGATAAGATCCTGTGGAAGCTCTTGACACGAACGTATTATGAATTATTTGTTATTAACTTGTGCTTCATAGGTATGGTTGTAGAGTCTGGAAATGAAATTGCAAGTCTTTACTCTTTACTCTTTCTTCTTTCTATACTTTTCATCGCGATGCATTCTGGAATCTCCTCCTTCACTTGTATTTACCTAAACTATTACACTTCTTTCATGaatatatcatttttaattatgcAAAATTGTTTCAGTATATCTAGACTAGAACTTCAAATTACAATCATAGTATGCTGGAATCTGGGAGAGTGAATCAACTCTTCATAGAATGACATTTCAATCCCTCTTGTTAACTTCACTTCTAACATTAATGCTGCTTTGAGCGCAAGGGCAAATCTGACAACTTCAGATTGTGCCAAATATTTAGCATGATAATGTTTTATATAATTAACTACAATTTAGGCTCCATCATGGTTCCGATATGCTTGATGGTGTGGAAAATTGGATGcctgatttttttcaaattagtCTTAAGTTGTCATGTGGAACAGGCTTCAATTTGAACCTCAAGCGGAATGGTGATCACGGGATTATTTGCACCACCAATGGGTGGAAGTATGTTTGTAGTAACTCTAACCAACAACAAACAATAATTGACGAAACAGTGATAGCAACAAAAACCACAAAACAGGAGCCTAGTAATAGTACAAGTAACTTTAGTTAGACACGTGACTAGCAATGAAGATGATCTAATGGAGTTCAGGGGTAGCGTACACCTTATTCAAGGACGTTTAGTTCATGCATTATAAAATGTCTTTGGCTCATCCATTTCCATAATGCAACCAAGAAAAATAAGAACTTCACTACTAATTGCATCAATATTCTCATTACAATTCCACTTTGTCCTTTAATAATCTTGTATCTAGAACGCTTTACTCCCTTTTAAATGCTTCAACCTAAGGAGCCAATGTCGGAGTACCACCTCTTGCCATAAAAGTCCTGAACTTAGCAAACAAAAGctagaaaattttctcttttaaaAGTTAAATTTTAGAATTAGACACTCGAGTAttgaaaaaaaaactcaaaaaaaaaaaaaaaaaacaatgtatAAATGAATCATTTAATGAAAGAAATGATATGAACGATAAAGAGTGAAAGAAGCCCAATACATATGCCCTAAATGTAGCTTGCAACAATATAACACAAAACATATCAAGCTCTAGAGGCCATATCCTTTTCGAATTGTGAAAGTTCAGAAATAAAGTCTAAAATCTTAGCCAATTTCAATCATGAAATTCCTAGGAAAACCAATTTAAGCCTGCTTTTGGcctcaaaagaaaaataaaaaggagggcTTGATTGACTTAAAAACGGAACTCCGGAaagtaattagcaattagatatgTTTGCAATGCACAAAAAGCTAAAATGTGGAGGGCTGCGTGGAAATTTCTGTGAAGCATCAACCTCCTGACCACATTTCCCCTGCAAAACCATCCCCACCTGCCCGTGTATGGCATTTAATTGGGGAGGAATAGTGATGCACCACACAGATGAGTATGTGTTTGAAGGGCAAGGCTGATGACCATCACATGCTTGCCTAGCAATGCCTTATCAGACCATTtgtgtttcaaaaattattaggtaaaATCACATAAGATTTGAAGTTTTTGGAGAAgaataagaattaaattaaattccACTTTCATGTCGCCAACTGCAAGTTGTGTACAAATTTAATTTTCAATGCCTTCACATTCCAATCCTAACTGGTAATTTCTTTTAAAACATTTTTACCGCACTCTAGTAGATCCCAACTACCAACTTTAGACTACTCCAGTGAAAAGGACCATGTTTACGTAGTTATGAACATCATGGCCTGGAAATTTTATTCACAGAGATACATCCCTTTGAGAATGTCGTAGAATTCCACAGCAATGCCCGAAGGGTAAATGATGAAGGAAGAAAACATCCATGTAAAATTCCGAAATAAAGTTCCATTGCGTTGCTATATGTTTTGCATGCTCATAAAAAAACTACTGAATTATTGGATTTGAGGAGGTTAAAAACACCATTTTTGCCATCGCCATGGCAACAAAAGAGAACTCATGCACAACTTCTTATCTTATCTAGACCTACATAGCTATAAAGGCTTATTAGGACAGCTTTCTTGGCTAGTCTTCAGTTAAGATTGTAGACAATGTCGAACAGTGATGACAATTAATGACGaagtgaaaaagaagaagaagaaagaaagaaagagactaCGACAGATGTCAGCCCATGCGTTAATTATTTGGAGCGACAGAGGCATGTTGGGCATTCATGAAGTGACTGTTGATACAGTGGGAGGTATGGGAAATGATGGGCCATGCGATAATGAGCACACTGGAGCCGCCAAACACTTGTTCATGCTTTAACTTGTCCACAAGTCCCACTGAGTGGGTCTGGTTCAGACAAAAAGAAATGCCTCCATTCCATTACATGCGGGGGCAAGAGTTGGAGCTTTGAAACAGGGATGAGAGATGTCAGGAAGAAAAGGCTGAGCTAATGAGAACAAGATACAGGGATTATTTTTGAGGGCGAAGTGTTGGTCTTGTCAATAACCATAAGTGTGTGGATGCGATCCATCCATGGAGAATACGATGGATAACGGTGTAATAAGACTTAGGGTTCCAGGGCTTTCAGAAGTTATCAGATTGTAGTTGTTTAGTTTTGGGTATCATGTCTTCCACTTACCATGAGCTGGGTTACACTGGCTGCAGAGATACGATGCACCGTTTTTCCTGCCTTTAGAACAAGGCTCCCTAGATCCCCAAGGATCATTTTCCAATCATGAACAGATATTGGTATTTCTTCCCAATTTTTTTAACCTCCTCTGGCTGTTggaaatggatattcttggcaaGACAATTCATCACAGCTCATAACAGCCAGAGCAAACAATCAAGAAAGATGATCGTTCGTTTCGTAATCAGAGGAGATTCACATCCCATAACCAAAGGAGGTTTGCTGCATAATTATTTGTTAAATAAGACGTATGAGTTACAATTTATAATTACCTTCTCCTGTTAATTAATATATGTTTAGAGATTCATAAGAAAATAGATGGTGAAAAGTCTTTTGAATTCCTCTTTTGTCTCTGCATTCTATGGCATCAGAGCAGAATGCTCTCTGCATCACAGACCGAGATGTAGCAATTCAAGCATGGTGAAGAACAAACCAGCGATGACAAACCAGAGCTTTCTATGGAAA includes:
- the LOC105054036 gene encoding protein YABBY 4, with protein sequence MSSSSAAFSLDQLSPPPSEQLCYVHCNFCDTVLAVSVPCSSLFKTVTVRCGHCTNLLSVNMRGLLLPAANQLGLGHPFLAPSPHNLLDEIPCPPPSLLMDQPSLNNNNSNGNHNHNHNTMAPARGTEEELPQNQVVNRPPEKRQRVPSAYNRFIKDEIQRIKAGNPDITHREAFSAAAKNWAHFPHIHFGLMPDQGLRKNSVRQQEGEDVLLKDGFYAAAAANMGITPF